A genomic region of Roseofilum capinflatum BLCC-M114 contains the following coding sequences:
- the fni gene encoding type 2 isopentenyl-diphosphate Delta-isomerase has product MVTSASAPTDIENRKADHLRICLEDDVQFRRTTSGLEQYRFIHDCVPDLDYEDLQVKTSFLGKSLGSPFLISSMTGGTEQAKMVNFRLAALAQEYGLAMGVGSQRVAVEQPDVADTFQVRKVAPDIVLLANLGAVQFNYGYGVEQCQRVVELLEADALILHLNPLQECIQTRGDKNFKGLLPKIGQVCEKLSVPVIAKEVGNGISARSAQRLLDVGVQAIDVAGAGGTSWAKVESERAENRLQRRLGQTFGDWGMPTAECLVQIRQMNRSLPLIASGGLRTGLDGAKAIALGADLVGLAWPFLQAAQQGEEALRELADVLIAELKTVLFCTGHPDLSTLKYTQSLQKMS; this is encoded by the coding sequence ATGGTCACTTCTGCTTCTGCTCCTACTGATATCGAAAATCGCAAAGCCGATCATCTGCGGATCTGTTTGGAAGATGATGTGCAATTCCGACGCACGACTTCTGGATTAGAGCAGTATCGGTTTATTCATGATTGTGTGCCAGATTTAGATTATGAGGATCTCCAGGTGAAGACCTCGTTTCTGGGCAAATCTTTGGGGTCTCCGTTTCTGATCTCTTCGATGACGGGGGGAACGGAGCAAGCGAAAATGGTGAATTTCCGGTTGGCTGCTCTGGCTCAGGAGTATGGTTTGGCGATGGGGGTGGGGTCGCAACGGGTGGCGGTGGAACAGCCGGATGTGGCGGATACGTTTCAGGTGCGGAAAGTGGCTCCGGATATTGTTTTATTGGCGAATTTGGGGGCGGTGCAGTTTAACTATGGCTATGGGGTGGAGCAGTGTCAACGGGTGGTGGAGTTGTTGGAAGCGGATGCTCTGATTTTGCATCTGAATCCGTTGCAAGAATGTATTCAAACCCGTGGGGATAAGAATTTTAAGGGTTTGCTGCCGAAAATTGGTCAGGTGTGTGAGAAGTTGTCTGTGCCGGTGATTGCGAAGGAGGTGGGGAATGGGATTTCGGCTCGTTCGGCTCAACGGTTGCTGGATGTGGGGGTACAGGCGATTGATGTGGCGGGTGCGGGGGGAACGTCTTGGGCGAAGGTGGAGAGCGAACGGGCGGAAAATCGCCTCCAGCGCCGTTTGGGGCAAACGTTTGGGGATTGGGGGATGCCGACGGCTGAGTGTTTGGTGCAGATTCGGCAGATGAATAGATCGCTCCCATTGATTGCGTCAGGAGGTTTGAGGACGGGGTTAGATGGGGCAAAGGCGATCGCCTTGGGAGCTGATTTGGTGGGGTTGGCTTGGCCCTTTCTACAAGCGGCCCAGCAAGGGGAAGAGGCGTTACGGGAGTTGGCGGATGTGTTGATTGCAGAGCTGAAAACCGTGCTGTTCTGTACCGGCCATCCGGATCTCAGTACCCTGAAATACACCCAGAGTTTACAAAAAATGTCATGA
- the sppA gene encoding signal peptide peptidase SppA, translated as MRQFLKYTFASILGTLVSVVLLVMLGMGGFIVLLASLAAKDTTPQVKDRSMLVLDLGLRINDTEPSSTTTTAINEAISGTTKRTITLREFLDALEGAIADERIVGLYLQGTETTVGIGWGNLREIRAALQRFREAGKPIIAYDLSWSKKEYYLASVADRVIIHPMGNLELNGLSSEVMFLGGALQKYGVGVQVVRAGKYKSAVEPFTSTQLSAENRQQLQVLLDGIWGDFRDQISGDRSINPAQIQVLSNSNGVLFANDAQQKGLVDEILFDDQVIEDLKGLTESEEDADSFRKISFPTYASIPQDIDLAVDRTSEQKVALVYAEGSIVDGQGRVGENEIGGDRYASILRDLRLDDQVKAIVLRINSPGGSATASEVIRRELELIQAANKPVIVSMGNYAASGGYWIATASDRILAESNTITGSIGVFGILPNVQQIANENGITWDVVKTGAYGDLGSLFRPRTPAELSLYQRNVNQIYQDFLQKVADSRNLTVAQVNQIAQGRIWSGKDAQEINLVDELGGLEAAIAKAAEMAELGEDWQLKEYPQTRSLEQRLIEELIGIRHTPQASDWLMEEVEKFKAEIHELTTLNDPLGMYTRMPFYLEIE; from the coding sequence ATGCGTCAATTCCTCAAATATACGTTTGCTAGTATTCTCGGCACATTGGTGAGTGTGGTCTTGTTGGTGATGCTGGGGATGGGTGGATTTATTGTGTTACTGGCCAGCTTGGCGGCTAAAGATACGACTCCCCAGGTTAAGGATCGGTCGATGTTGGTGTTGGATTTGGGGCTGCGAATTAATGATACGGAACCGAGTTCAACGACGACAACGGCGATTAATGAGGCGATTTCGGGGACAACGAAACGGACGATTACCCTGCGGGAGTTTCTGGATGCGCTGGAGGGGGCGATCGCCGATGAGCGCATTGTGGGGCTGTATTTGCAAGGAACCGAGACCACTGTGGGTATCGGTTGGGGCAATTTGCGGGAAATTCGGGCGGCGCTGCAACGGTTTCGGGAAGCGGGCAAACCGATTATTGCTTACGATTTGAGTTGGAGCAAAAAGGAGTATTATTTGGCTTCGGTGGCCGATCGCGTGATTATTCATCCCATGGGCAATCTGGAGTTAAATGGCTTGAGTTCGGAGGTGATGTTTTTAGGGGGAGCGCTGCAAAAGTATGGGGTTGGGGTTCAGGTGGTTCGCGCTGGAAAGTATAAGTCGGCAGTAGAACCGTTTACTTCTACCCAATTATCGGCGGAAAATCGCCAACAACTTCAGGTGTTGCTGGATGGGATTTGGGGCGATTTTCGAGACCAGATTAGCGGCGATCGCTCTATCAATCCTGCCCAAATTCAAGTCCTCTCTAATAGTAATGGCGTTTTATTCGCTAATGATGCCCAACAGAAGGGGTTAGTGGATGAAATTCTGTTTGACGATCAGGTGATTGAGGATCTTAAAGGGTTAACTGAAAGTGAGGAAGACGCGGACAGCTTTCGCAAAATTAGTTTTCCCACCTATGCCAGTATTCCCCAGGATATTGATTTGGCTGTGGATCGGACTTCGGAGCAAAAAGTGGCTTTGGTGTATGCGGAAGGCTCGATTGTGGACGGCCAAGGACGGGTGGGAGAAAATGAAATTGGCGGCGATCGCTATGCGTCGATTTTGCGCGATTTACGCTTAGACGATCAGGTGAAGGCGATCGTTTTGCGGATTAACAGTCCCGGAGGGAGTGCCACCGCTTCCGAGGTGATTCGCCGGGAATTAGAGTTAATTCAAGCTGCCAATAAACCGGTGATTGTCTCCATGGGGAATTATGCCGCTTCTGGAGGCTATTGGATCGCCACAGCCAGCGATCGCATTTTAGCGGAATCGAATACGATTACCGGGTCGATTGGCGTGTTTGGTATTTTACCCAATGTACAACAAATCGCCAATGAAAATGGAATCACTTGGGATGTAGTAAAAACCGGAGCCTATGGAGATTTGGGAAGCCTTTTCCGTCCTCGCACCCCGGCTGAACTCAGTTTATATCAACGCAATGTGAATCAAATTTATCAGGACTTTCTGCAAAAAGTAGCGGACTCCCGTAATTTGACTGTGGCACAAGTCAATCAAATTGCCCAAGGTCGGATTTGGTCTGGAAAAGATGCCCAAGAGATTAACTTAGTTGATGAGTTAGGAGGGTTGGAAGCGGCGATCGCCAAAGCCGCAGAAATGGCCGAATTAGGAGAAGATTGGCAACTCAAAGAATATCCCCAAACCCGCAGTTTAGAACAGAGATTAATTGAGGAACTCATTGGTATTCGCCATACTCCACAAGCTTCGGATTGGTTGATGGAAGAAGTGGAGAAATTCAAAGCAGAAATCCATGAGTTAACGACCCTCAACGATCCTTTAGGAATGTATACTAGAATGCCCTTTTATTTAGAAATTGAATAG
- a CDS encoding PEP-CTERM sorting domain-containing protein — MLTNQSGISAVSRTVKRVALGVTSVVLCWSGLNLYAKANAAQFSVLWWDTTASQTGINIEHRQEISSFLDDFDGGDLFDTTYIFHPTSGGLEAHLASKSYDVVVLDSFYNPPYSPDFPFDLADREALKQHYTQKSNLMLDGSLAIRSLGSYPQADFPGPNNALGNFTVNQVYALATRGGGILMGTDHYTVQEDVNYMLDGLFPDQPAKFSGSTIPSTDGIFYGADLLNSAVVVSPNDIFAHWDAIPTQGVAPTGDFIDFLGNPVTLYSQVDVANKPGGGQKYSYISTSWKPDECTTAVTGTSSACNPEKVPEPSAVLALFAVGGVGSLLKRR, encoded by the coding sequence ATGTTAACGAACCAATCTGGGATTAGTGCAGTTTCTCGCACCGTTAAGCGCGTTGCTCTTGGGGTAACCTCTGTGGTTCTCTGTTGGAGCGGTTTGAACCTGTACGCGAAAGCCAATGCCGCTCAGTTTTCCGTCTTGTGGTGGGACACAACAGCCTCGCAGACTGGTATTAATATCGAACATCGTCAAGAAATATCTAGTTTTCTAGATGATTTTGATGGTGGCGATCTCTTTGATACCACGTATATTTTTCACCCAACATCTGGAGGACTTGAAGCCCATTTAGCCTCTAAGAGCTATGATGTTGTGGTTTTAGATAGTTTCTATAATCCTCCTTACAGTCCTGATTTTCCATTTGATTTAGCAGATCGGGAAGCCCTAAAACAGCATTACACCCAGAAATCGAATTTGATGCTCGATGGAAGTCTAGCCATTCGTAGTTTGGGATCTTACCCACAAGCTGATTTTCCTGGCCCCAATAACGCCTTGGGTAACTTTACCGTGAATCAGGTTTACGCACTGGCTACACGAGGAGGAGGGATTTTGATGGGTACTGATCATTATACTGTTCAAGAGGATGTTAACTATATGCTTGATGGTCTCTTCCCAGACCAACCAGCTAAGTTTAGTGGGTCTACAATTCCTTCTACTGATGGGATATTCTACGGTGCAGACTTGCTCAATAGTGCGGTAGTCGTTTCACCTAATGATATCTTCGCTCATTGGGACGCTATTCCCACTCAAGGAGTTGCTCCCACAGGGGATTTTATCGACTTCTTGGGCAACCCGGTCACTCTTTACAGTCAAGTGGATGTTGCCAATAAACCCGGTGGTGGGCAAAAGTATTCCTATATTTCTACCAGTTGGAAACCGGATGAGTGTACAACTGCTGTTACCGGGACAAGTTCTGCCTGTAATCCGGAAAAAGTGCCCGAACCTTCCGCAGTTTTGGCACTGTTCGCCGTTGGTGGTGTCGGTTCCCTGTTGAAGCGGCGTTAA